The Oenanthe melanoleuca isolate GR-GAL-2019-014 chromosome 1A, OMel1.0, whole genome shotgun sequence genome contains a region encoding:
- the TMEM263 gene encoding transmembrane protein 263 isoform X1: protein MSGRCSPAPPPAGQPAQEGEFRGEEAAEHPARPSGAAGGRGGSGMRSRRHLPPARAQPGRLCASCRGSAGRAGRAGRSGSAAALAATSVPPPRAEMPAVPAAARPGAGVAARPPPLPRRARRCILNTFVETTN, encoded by the exons ATGAGCGGCCGCTgctccccggccccgccgccagcCGGGCAGCCCGCGCAGGAAGGGGAATTTCGAGGGGAGGAGGCGGCAGAGCACCCGGCGCGCCCCAGCGGAGCCGCCGGCGGGAGAGGCGGGTCCGGGATGCGGAGCCGCCGCCACCTGCCCCCGGCGCGGGCACAGCCCGGCCGCCTTTGTGCCTCCtgccgcggctccgcggggcgggcgggccgggccgggcgtAGCGGCTCCGCCGCGGCCTTGGCTGCCACGTCAgtgccgccgccccgcgccgaGATGCCGGCGGTGCCCGCGGCGGCCCGGCCGGGGGCGGGGGTGGCTGCCCGGCCGCCTCCGCTGCCCCGCCGGGCACGCAG GTGTATTCTGAATACTTTTGTGGAAACAACTAACTAG